In a genomic window of Pedobacter sp. KBS0701:
- a CDS encoding DNA mismatch repair protein MutS: MLKQKQEIIAGYHDKIKDVTTDIDQTKKLIDQLSFLRIGLFLAEILFFVLLLRSADDSLRTLIQICLLLPVIAFAYVVRRQSQLDREIDYKKQLLWVYQNEWNILNGAANGYDHGKAFESEQHPYTSDLDIFGASSLFALINRCSTKSGNNLLAKNFAEKSTRAGILRRQEAIKEIIDKIAETYSFRANLHGYDPDKIEQIKTQLKSQLGAQLGFVQGAFMRFYVKLVPYITIGLILAAVLISSLFWKVLALLLVVHIGWNVLLGSKINKVFYSFGGSSNLLNGYAGAILWTENQQWKSSYTLSLLDSKIPVSKEIKGLTKIIENFDARLNIVVGGILNALLLWDLKCCINLDIWYKSSSKDVIAALDHLGDFEELISLATTAYNQPDWIFPVINDHFALATTHIGHPLINKQLRVSNDFCVEAKPTVDIVTGSNMAGKSTFLRTLGINMVLAYAGAPVCAKTMQLSVFSINTYMRIKDSLNESTSTFKAELNRLKMILDNVIKDKDTFVLIDEMLRGTNSRDKYLGSKVFIQKLIAEKTPALFATHDLQLADLIIDYPETVRNFHFDIQIAEGEMRFDYLLKYGPCKTFNAAILLKEIGLKLDNVK; encoded by the coding sequence ATGCTGAAACAAAAACAAGAAATAATAGCCGGTTACCATGATAAAATAAAAGATGTTACGACAGATATAGATCAAACAAAAAAACTGATCGATCAACTTTCTTTCCTCCGCATAGGATTGTTTTTGGCCGAAATTTTATTTTTCGTTTTGCTGCTGCGCTCGGCAGACGACAGCTTACGTACATTAATCCAAATTTGTTTATTACTGCCTGTAATTGCTTTCGCCTATGTTGTGCGCAGACAAAGCCAGCTTGATCGTGAAATCGACTATAAAAAACAACTTCTGTGGGTTTATCAGAACGAATGGAATATTTTAAATGGTGCCGCTAACGGATATGACCATGGTAAAGCTTTCGAATCTGAACAACATCCTTACACTTCCGATCTTGATATTTTTGGTGCCTCATCGCTATTTGCCCTGATTAACCGTTGTAGTACCAAAAGTGGAAATAACCTGCTGGCTAAAAATTTCGCAGAAAAATCGACCAGGGCTGGGATATTACGCCGTCAGGAAGCCATAAAAGAGATAATAGATAAGATAGCAGAAACTTATAGTTTTAGGGCTAACCTCCATGGTTACGATCCTGATAAAATAGAACAGATCAAAACGCAGTTAAAGAGTCAATTGGGTGCGCAATTGGGCTTTGTTCAGGGAGCCTTTATGAGGTTTTATGTGAAACTGGTACCCTACATTACTATCGGCCTAATTCTGGCAGCAGTTTTAATCAGTAGTCTTTTCTGGAAGGTATTGGCGCTTTTGCTTGTGGTCCACATCGGGTGGAATGTATTACTGGGCTCAAAAATCAACAAAGTGTTTTATAGCTTTGGCGGGAGTTCGAACCTGCTGAACGGATATGCAGGCGCTATTTTATGGACAGAAAATCAACAATGGAAAAGCAGTTATACGCTAAGTTTACTCGATTCAAAAATTCCGGTTAGTAAAGAAATTAAAGGTCTTACAAAGATTATCGAAAATTTTGATGCGAGACTGAATATCGTTGTGGGTGGAATACTGAATGCCCTTTTACTTTGGGATTTAAAATGCTGCATCAATTTAGATATCTGGTACAAATCATCATCAAAAGATGTAATTGCTGCGCTTGATCATCTGGGCGATTTTGAAGAACTGATTTCGTTAGCAACAACGGCCTATAATCAACCAGATTGGATATTTCCAGTGATTAACGATCACTTTGCATTAGCCACTACTCATATTGGCCATCCGCTTATTAATAAGCAATTACGGGTGAGCAATGATTTTTGTGTGGAGGCAAAACCAACTGTTGATATTGTAACGGGCTCTAACATGGCAGGTAAAAGTACTTTTTTACGTACGCTGGGTATCAATATGGTATTGGCTTACGCAGGTGCGCCGGTTTGTGCCAAAACAATGCAATTATCTGTTTTTTCGATCAACACCTATATGCGGATTAAAGATTCGCTGAACGAAAGTACCTCTACTTTTAAGGCAGAGCTTAACCGTTTGAAGATGATTTTGGATAATGTTATAAAGGATAAAGATACTTTTGTATTAATTGACGAAATGCTGAGGGGTACAAACAGCCGGGATAAATATTTAGGATCAAAGGTTTTTATACAAAAGCTGATTGCCGAAAAAACTCCTGCACTTTTTGCAACCCACGATTTACAATTAGCAGATCTGATTATTGATTACCCCGAAACTGTTCGTAATTTTCATTTCGATATCCAGATTGCCGAAGGCGAAATGAGATTTGATTATCTGCTAAAATACGGACCGTGCAAAACTTTTAATGCAGCTATTTTGCTGAAAGAGATTGGTTTAAAGCTGGATAATGTTAAATAG
- the rlmH gene encoding 23S rRNA (pseudouridine(1915)-N(3))-methyltransferase RlmH, which yields MKITLIAIGKTEDKYLIEGIDKYINRLKHYVNFIFLAIPDVKNVKNLSEAQQKAKEAELLHKQINNGDVVILLDEKGKKYSSVEFSNYLNKQMVGSVQHLIFIIGGPYGFDETIYKRANGLISLSDMTFSHQMIRLFFVEQLYRGFSILKGEPYHHA from the coding sequence ATGAAGATTACCCTGATCGCCATTGGCAAAACAGAAGATAAATACCTAATAGAAGGAATTGATAAATACATCAACCGCCTGAAGCATTATGTTAATTTTATCTTTTTGGCCATACCTGATGTAAAAAATGTTAAAAACCTGAGTGAGGCGCAACAAAAAGCAAAGGAGGCAGAACTTCTCCACAAACAAATCAACAATGGCGATGTTGTTATTTTGCTGGATGAGAAAGGGAAAAAATATTCATCTGTAGAATTTTCAAACTACCTGAATAAACAGATGGTGGGCAGTGTACAACATTTAATTTTTATCATTGGGGGGCCATACGGATTTGATGAAACCATTTACAAAAGAGCAAATGGTTTAATTTCCTTATCTGATATGACCTTTTCTCATCAGATGATCAGATTGTTTTTTGTAGAGCAGCTTTACCGGGGTTTCAGCATTTTAAAAGGAGAACCTTATCATCATGCTTAG